The Poecile atricapillus isolate bPoeAtr1 unplaced genomic scaffold, bPoeAtr1.hap1 scaffold_341, whole genome shotgun sequence genome segment ttttttaaatgcagcacATGTCAACAAAAGACTGAAGCTGAAACAAACAATACGCAAATGCCAGAGAAGGTCAGCGTGGCTCCTTATGCAGATGATGAGATGCCAGTGAGGAGTCGAGGTTCCTACAGTCTTGATTTTGATAACTTAAATGACATCAATCCTTTTCAAAGTTCAGTACAGTTGCCTCATTCTCCTGGAAATCTGCAAAAGTCTCCTGTAAAAGTGTCCAGCAGCCCTGAGAAAACTATTGAAAAAAGTAATGATTCTCTTCTGCAGGACGATGCAGTTCCTTTTGCTTCAACCACAGCAACTACAGATTGTTTAGGTGAAGACAATGCTCTCATCTCTGAAAAAGAATCTGCACTGAGTGAGCTGGAGTCTAGCAAATCCAAGCTGTCCCCTAAGCAAACAACTGGTGACTCTGCGCAGGGTGTGAAGTCTGCTTCCACAGATGCAAGCCAAACTGATAATTCAGTGGTATTAGCAGAGGCACCTACACCTCCTGTACAGTCACCTGGCCACTTAGGTCCCAGCAGTTCTGATGCAAGTAACTCTCTTAAAACTAGAGAATCAAAGCTTCAGAatgtttcagcagcagaaaaagcctCTGCACGAGAGTCAAAGCCTGATGAAGAGCTGGGTGTCTCCAAAGGGAAACCTGCAGAAAAGCCTGATGTCACCAAGCCTGGACCAGTAAAACTGGAATTTGACTTTGATAATACCACTGCTAGAAAACCACCTCCTAAGAAACTAGGTAAAAGACCTGGAATTAAGCCaccttccaaaaaaattcctattaccaaaacaaaaccagagaatACTGAAGTGCAAAATAAAAGTAATGTGGAAGATGAAATCCTTCTTCCTAAAGCATCTTATAAGTTTGACTGGGACAAACTTGATGATCCAAACTTTAATCCATTTGGAGGAGGCTCTAAAATTTCTACCTCACCGAAGTGTTCTAAACCCAGCTCTCAGAAAGTTCACCTGCCAGAAGAACAGGAGAGTACCTCACCAAGAAGGGAACCTCTTCCAGTGGAGCAGGATGACAGGCCAAGTACCTGTGAAACTCTTGAGAAAGAAGAACCCAAAAATCTGTAAGTGAATCTGTAGCTGAATGCAGAAGCACTTTGAATTCATGGGAAAAGTTAGACAGCATCTCAAACTAGTCCATTCCTACTTCTTAGACTGCATCCCTCCCAGGTTGGCAGAGTCTGTTGTAATCTATAACACAATTATGTTGCAACAGCAAAGACCTTAATTGGGGAAACTCCTGAGATGACTAGCTTTAGGCAAAAGGTGTTCTTTAGTCTGGGAGAATGGGAGAGAACAGGCTTAGATGGAAAGAGCATTGTTCAAGTGGTGCTTTCCCCACTCCTCCAAGATTAAAGTGTGGAGAATCAGGTGACTGTTACTGTCTTTAAATAAAACAGGGAAGTAGGCAGCAGTGTTGCACATGGTGCAGTATGGGAAGGGATCAGGCGATTTTCTTCCCTGCTGAACTCTGATGTGCTGTTTCTTCCCTGGATGTTCTTGTTGTCTAAACGCTATCTCCAATAAAAAAACCTGTCTctgaagctgcattttttttttggcagcacACAGGCTTTTTATTTGAGGATGGAATATGTTGTTACCTTTCCTAGAAAGTCTAGTTATTAATGTTACTATAGACAGTCAGGTGCTTGCCAGAACTAGACTGGCACAAATTGTTTGTTTGACAGAAATGTTTGCACTTTTACTCCCTGTGTAACATGATCAGTTACTGTTTACCAAGGTGAAAAGTTTACTTACTGCTGATAACACAAGTAGAGTATTGGACTTCTCTAATGAAGTTCACACAATAAGCACAGCATTGCCTTGGAAAGAGGAACAGACTGAATGTAATTCTGTTCTTAATTAAACAAAGAACCTAtctttaacttaaaaaaaagcaatgagcctaaaaatggaaataagagAGCAGTGTTAACTGAATAAGTGATGCTGTTCTGACTTACTGCTTCTGATGGAGGGAGAGCTTTGTGTCACATAAGTTGTCACCAGGTGAGACAGTAAATTTACATCCCCACCCTCTGTAAAGCTTCCTGTGCTGTGGCAGTAGAAACTCTCAAAGAATCTACTTTTCTTCTGTTCATCTGGTAGTACAGAATTCAAACAGTGTGAcataaatactgattttttgtttttctcttttactctgtttgtttgttttctttagggAAATTGTTGAGCAGAATGTGGTAGAAGACATGCCAAAAACTGAAGAAGAGAAGCCAGGAGTTCAAGTGGAAGCTGAACttccaggaaaaggagaagtgGTAAGGTATAGGAAGGATAGCCAGTTCTTACCAAGTTGTTCCATAAAACAGAGTTCTGACTTAATGACTTAATCTTGTGAAACCTGTTTTTGATATTTTGTCTAAGAATTAGGGTTTATGCATCTTCAGCAGCTCTAGATGGAGTGTCAGCTGTGCAGACCTGTGTTTTGAAAGTAATATCAAATT includes the following:
- the LOC131574476 gene encoding transforming acidic coiled-coil-containing protein 3-like isoform X1, whose protein sequence is MSLQILNAENAENGGSIKDDLTAEDCGFFFAPPEPTGRPSILRLSQKENLPPKSVGKVMKVTFQTPQRDPHTRKILSPTMTDKLQTAFALDDCREDVADDVLVALSYADTCQQKTEAETNNTQMPEKVSVAPYADDEMPVRSRGSYSLDFDNLNDINPFQSSVQLPHSPGNLQKSPVKVSSSPEKTIEKSNDSLLQDDAVPFASTTATTDCLGEDNALISEKESALSELESSKSKLSPKQTTGDSAQGVKSASTDASQTDNSVVLAEAPTPPVQSPGHLGPSSSDASNSLKTRESKLQNVSAAEKASARESKPDEELGVSKGKPAEKPDVTKPGPVKLEFDFDNTTARKPPPKKLGKRPGIKPPSKKIPITKTKPENTEVQNKSNVEDEILLPKASYKFDWDKLDDPNFNPFGGGSKISTSPKCSKPSSQKVHLPEEQESTSPRREPLPVEQDDRPSTCETLEKEEPKNLEIVEQNVVEDMPKTEEEKPGVQVEAELPGKGEVEKQMSPSKTSPANVAPSQDNLVSTDSRKKSMAAEEIKPSSPRIEVTADETANAEPEELFRPSSEVFGMGIDYLEQFGSSSFKESALRKQSLYLKFDPLLRDSPRKPVCGTFESNESIMTAPSQPGPVADLSNLCEEAGKPLVSLQSEEKPKGLDLLGTFTTSVRDAAPLIPDSLSSDVPPVPFATSANTAVDAIIDVLKYSQKDMDAAVELVKREV
- the LOC131574476 gene encoding transforming acidic coiled-coil-containing protein 3-like isoform X3, with amino-acid sequence MPEKVSVAPYADDEMPVRSRGSYSLDFDNLNDINPFQSSVQLPHSPGNLQKSPVKVSSSPEKTIEKSNDSLLQDDAVPFASTTATTDCLGEDNALISEKESALSELESSKSKLSPKQTTGDSAQGVKSASTDASQTDNSVVLAEAPTPPVQSPGHLGPSSSDASNSLKTRESKLQNVSAAEKASARESKPDEELGVSKGKPAEKPDVTKPGPVKLEFDFDNTTARKPPPKKLGKRPGIKPPSKKIPITKTKPENTEVQNKSNVEDEILLPKASYKFDWDKLDDPNFNPFGGGSKISTSPKCSKPSSQKVHLPEEQESTSPRREPLPVEQDDRPSTCETLEKEEPKNLEIVEQNVVEDMPKTEEEKPGVQVEAELPGKGEVEKQMSPSKTSPANVAPSQDNLVSTDSRKKSMAAEEIKPSSPRIEVTADETANAEPEELFRPSSEVFGMGIDYLEQFGSSSFKESALRKQSLYLKFDPLLRDSPRKPVCGTFESNESIMTAPSQPGPVADLSNLCEEAGKPLVSLQSEEKPKGLDLLGTFTTSVRDAAPLIPDSLSSDVPPVPFATSANTAVDAIIDVLKYSQKDMDAAVELVKREV
- the LOC131574476 gene encoding transforming acidic coiled-coil-containing protein 3-like isoform X2, producing MSLQILNAENAENGGSIKDDLTAEDCGFFFAPPEPTGRPSILRLSQKENLPPKSVGKVMKVTFQTPQRDPHTRKILSPTMTDKLQTAFALDDCREDVADDVLVALSYADTCQQKTEAETNNTQMPEKVSVAPYADDEMPVRSRGSYSLDFDNLNDINPFQSSVQLPHSPGNLQKSPVKVSSSPEKTIEKSNDSLLQDDAVPFASTTATTDCLGEDNALISEKESALSELESSKSKLSPKQTTGDSAQGVKSASTDASQTDNSVVLAEAPTPPVQSPGHLGPSSSDASNSLKTRESKLQNVSAAEKASARESKPDEELGVSKGKPAEKPDVTKPGPVKLEFDFDNTTARKPPPKKLGKRPGIKPPSKKIPITKTKPENTEVQNKSNVEDEILLPKASYKFDWDKLDDPNFNPFGGGSKISTSPKCSKPSSQKVHLPEEQESTSPRREPLPVEQDDRPSTCETLEKEEPKNLEIVEQNVVEDMPKTEEEKPGVQVEAELPGKGEVEKQMSPSKTSPANVAPSQDNLVSTDSRKKSMAAEEIKPSSPRIEVTADETANAEPEELFRPSSEVFGMGIDYLEQFGSSSFKESALRKQSLYLKFDPLLRDSPRKPVCGTFESNESIMTAPSQPGPVADLSNLCEEAGKPLVSLQSEEKPKGLDLLGTFTTSDAAPLIPDSLSSDVPPVPFATSANTAVDAIIDVLKYSQKDMDAAVELVKREV